A single region of the Oncorhynchus keta strain PuntledgeMale-10-30-2019 unplaced genomic scaffold, Oket_V2 Un_contig_18577_pilon_pilon, whole genome shotgun sequence genome encodes:
- the LOC127920188 gene encoding uncharacterized protein LOC127920188: MAACPVVLQPEERFMSIGPVSAVGVGALHVLWSSTTACPSVSSTTSCPLCLLQLCLSSVSSTTLPVLCVFYNSLCPLCLLQLCLSSVSSTTLPVLCVSYNSACPLCLLQLCLSSVSPTTLPVLCVSYNSACPLCLYNSACPLCLLQLCLSSVSPTTLPVLCVFYNSVCPLCLLQLSVLCVFYNSACPLCLLQLCLSSVSPTTLPVLCVFYNSACPLCLYNSACPLCLLQLCLSSVSSTTLPVLCVSYNSACPLCLLQLCLSSVSSTTLPVLCVSYNSACPLCLLQLCLSSVSPTTLPVLCVSYNSACPLCLLQLCVSSVSLL, from the coding sequence ATGGCCGCCTGCCCTGTCGTCCTCCAACCAGAGGAAAGGTTCATGTCGATCGGACCAGTTTCAGCAGTAGGAGTAGGAGCTCTCCATGTCCTCTGGTCTTCTACAACTGCCTGTCCATCTGTGTCTTCTACAAcatcctgtcctctgtgtcttCTACAACtctgcctgtcctctgtgtcttcTACAACtctgcctgtcctctgtgtcttctacaactctctctgtcctctgtgtctcCTACAACtctgcctgtcctctgtgtcttcTACAACtctgcctgtcctctgtgtctccTACAACtctgcctgtcctctgtgtctccTACAACtctgcctgtcctctgtgtctccTACAACtctgcctgtcctctgtgtctccTACAACtctgcctgtcctctgtgtctctACAACtctgcctgtcctctgtgtcttcTACAACtctgcctgtcctctgtgtctccTACAACtctgcctgtcctctgtgtcttctacaactctgtctgtcctctgtgtctTCTAcaactctctgtcctctgtgtcttCTACAACtctgcctgtcctctgtgtcttcTACAACtctgcctgtcctctgtgtctccTACAACtctgcctgtcctctgtgtcttcTACAACtctgcctgtcctctgtgtctctACAACtctgcctgtcctctgtgtcttcTACAACtctgcctgtcctctgtgtcttcTACAACtctgcctgtcctctgtgtctccTACAACtctgcctgtcctctgtgtctccTACAACtctgcctgtcctctgtgtcttcTACAACtctgcctgtcctctgtgtctccTACAACtctgcctgtcctctgtgtctccTACAACtctgcctgtcctctgtgtctccTACAACtctgcctgtcctctgtgtctccTACAACtctgcctgtcctctgtgtcttctacaactctgtgtgtcctctgtgtCTCTTCTATAA
- the LOC118382285 gene encoding RNA-binding protein 24-like isoform X3, translating into MMMHSSQKDTTYTKIFVGGLPYHTTDSSLRKYFEVFGDIDEAVVITDRQTGKSRGYGFVTMADRASADRACKDPNPIIDGRKANVNLAYLGAKPRVMQPGFSFGVPQIHPAFIQRPYGYTEEGNSYPPELTEVMRIPAHYVYPQAFMQPSTMVIPHSMQSPAATASAASSPYLDYTGAAYAQYSAAAASAAAAAAYEHYPYAASPAPAGYMAAAGYGYAVQQPLAAAATPGAAAAAAAFAQYQPQQLQADRMQ; encoded by the exons ATGATGATGCACTCGTCTCAGAAGGACACAACCTACACAAAGATATTTGTAGGAGGTCTTCCATATCACACCACGGACTCCAGTCTCAGGAAATACTTCGAAGTGTTCGGTGATATCGACGAGGCTGTTGTTataacggacagacagacgggcaaATCCAGGGGTTATGGATTC GTGACGATGGCAGACCGGGCGTCTGCGGACCGAGCCTGCAAGGACCCAAACCCCATCATCGACGGCCGGAAAGCCAATGTGAACCTGGCCTACCTGGGGGCCAAGCCCAGGGTCATGCAGCCAG GTTTCTCATTTGGTGTTCCTCAAATCCATCCAGCGTTCATCCAGAGGCCTTATGGGTAT acagaggaaGGGAATAGTTATCCTCCAGAGTTGACTGAGGTCATG AGGATCCCAGCCCACTATGTCTACCCCCAGGCCTTTATGCAGCCAAGCACCATGGTCATCCCTCACAGCATGCAGTCGCCCGCCGCCACGGCCTCCGCCGCCTCCTCCCCGTACCTCGACTACACCGGAGCGGCCTACGCCCAGTACTCAGCCGCAGCCGCCAGCGCCGCGGCCGCCGCTGCCTACGAGCATTACCCGTACGCAGCCTCCCCGGCCCCCGCAGGCTACATGGCTGCAGCAGGGTATGGTTACGCGGTCCAGCAGCCCCTAGCAGCCGCAGCCACCCCGGGAGCAGCCGCAGCAGCTGCAGCCTTCGCCCAGTACCAGCCTCAGCAGCTTCAGGCAGACCGCATGCAGtaa
- the LOC118382285 gene encoding RNA-binding protein 24-like isoform X1, with product MMMHSSQKDTTYTKIFVGGLPYHTTDSSLRKYFEVFGDIDEAVVITDRQTGKSRGYGFVTMADRASADRACKDPNPIIDGRKANVNLAYLGAKPRVMQPGEGMDALAEGCATRLFHSLDDQGFSFGVPQIHPAFIQRPYGLAYG from the exons ATGATGATGCACTCGTCTCAGAAGGACACAACCTACACAAAGATATTTGTAGGAGGTCTTCCATATCACACCACGGACTCCAGTCTCAGGAAATACTTCGAAGTGTTCGGTGATATCGACGAGGCTGTTGTTataacggacagacagacgggcaaATCCAGGGGTTATGGATTC GTGACGATGGCAGACCGGGCGTCTGCGGACCGAGCCTGCAAGGACCCAAACCCCATCATCGACGGCCGGAAAGCCAATGTGAACCTGGCCTACCTGGGGGCCAAGCCCAGGGTCATGCAGCCAGGTGAGGGGATGGACGCGCTGGCGGAGGGCTGCGCCACACGTTTATTTCACAGCTTGGACGACCAAG GTTTCTCATTTGGTGTTCCTCAAATCCATCCAGCGTTCATCCAGAGGCCTTATGG GCTGGCTTACGGTTAA
- the LOC118382285 gene encoding RNA-binding protein 24-like isoform X2: MMMHSSQKDTTYTKIFVGGLPYHTTDSSLRKYFEVFGDIDEAVVITDRQTGKSRGYGFVTMADRASADRACKDPNPIIDGRKANVNLAYLGAKPRVMQPGFSFGVPQIHPAFIQRPYGLAYG; encoded by the exons ATGATGATGCACTCGTCTCAGAAGGACACAACCTACACAAAGATATTTGTAGGAGGTCTTCCATATCACACCACGGACTCCAGTCTCAGGAAATACTTCGAAGTGTTCGGTGATATCGACGAGGCTGTTGTTataacggacagacagacgggcaaATCCAGGGGTTATGGATTC GTGACGATGGCAGACCGGGCGTCTGCGGACCGAGCCTGCAAGGACCCAAACCCCATCATCGACGGCCGGAAAGCCAATGTGAACCTGGCCTACCTGGGGGCCAAGCCCAGGGTCATGCAGCCAG GTTTCTCATTTGGTGTTCCTCAAATCCATCCAGCGTTCATCCAGAGGCCTTATGG GCTGGCTTACGGTTAA